In Penaeus chinensis breed Huanghai No. 1 chromosome 26, ASM1920278v2, whole genome shotgun sequence, a single genomic region encodes these proteins:
- the LOC125039064 gene encoding extensin-2-like, with protein MSLKVVVLACVAVVALCDKAPVHAPHPPVYAPRPSYHAPAPYHAPEPTYDAPKPAYHNPEPAYHAPEPTYHAPEPAYHAPEPAYNAPKHYENEYPDVHPKYNYNYGVADGYSGANFGHSESRDGYKTEGSYTVDLPDGQNKSRNILISTTTQGGPTTTSVWSQESEIVLTVDTKDITPFSSNAYQGLDNYFFRL; from the exons ATGTCTCTTAAG GTCGTCGTCCTCGCCTGCGTGGCTGTCGTCGCTCTGTGCGACAAGGCCCCAGTCCACGCCCCTCATCCCCCCGTTTACGCCCCTAGACCTTCCTACCACGCCCCTGCTCCTTACCACGCCCCTGAACCCACTTACGACGCCCCCAAGCCCGCCTACCACAACCCCGAACCCGCCTACCACGCCCCCGAGCCCACTTACCACGCCCCCGAGCCCGCCTACCACGCCCCAGAGCCCGCCTACAACGCTCCGAAACACTATGAAAATGAGTACCCTGAC GTGCACCCgaagtacaactacaactacggGGTCGCCGACGGTTACTCCGGCGCCAACTTCGGCCActcggagtcccgcgacggctacaagacCGAGGGAAGCTATaccgtcgacctccccgacggcc AAAATAAATCCAGAAATATTTTGATCAGCACAACGACACAGGGAGGACCTACAACCACGTCAGTCTGGAGTCAAGAAAGTGAGATTGTCTTGACGGTTGACACCAAGGATATAACGC CATTCAGTAGTAATGCGTATCAAGGGCTTGATAATTATTTCTTCAGGCTATAA
- the LOC125039063 gene encoding pollen-specific leucine-rich repeat extensin-like protein 3 produces the protein MSLKVVVLACVAVVALCDKAPVHAPHPPVYAPRPSYHAPAPYHAPEPAYHDPKPAYHAPEPAYHAPEPAYHAPEPAYHVPEPAYHAPKHYENEYPDIVNYVDNGDGLIAEVTYEGEAQYPEYTPTYKPAPPAYGTPTPAYA, from the exons ATGTCTCTTAAG GTCGTCGTCCTCGCCTGCGTGGCTGTCGTCGCTCTGTGCGACAAGGCCCCAGTCCACGCCCCTCATCCCCCCGTTTACGCCCCTAGACCTTCCTACCACGCCCCTGCTCCTTACCACGCCCCCGAACCCGCCTACCACGACCCCAAGCCCGCCTACCACGCCCCAGAGCCCGCTTACCACGCCCCAGAGCCCGCCTACCACGCCCCAGAGCCCGCCTACCACGTCCCAGAGCCCGCCTACCACGCTCCGAAACACTATGAAAATGAGTACCCTGAC atcgtcAACTACGTGGACAATGGCGACGGTCTTATtgctgaggtcacctacgagggcgaaGCTCAGTACCCCGAGTACACCCCTACCTACAAGCCCGCTCCCCCCGCCTACGGCACCCCTACCCCCGCCTATGCTTAA
- the LOC125039065 gene encoding extensin-3-like — translation MSLKVVVLACVAVVALCDKAPVHAPHPPVYAPRPSYHAPAPYHAPEPTYHAPKPAYHNPEPAYHAPEPTYHAPEPAYHAPEPAYNAPKHYENEYPDVPAKYNYNYGVADGYSGANFAQRHREGLQPPQFGVKKVRLSGRLTPRT, via the exons GTCGTCGTCCTCGCCTGCGTGGCTGTCGTCGCTCTGTGCGACAAGGCCCCAGTCCACGCCCCTCATCCCCCCGTTTACGCCCCTAGACCTTCCTACCACGCCCCTGCTCCTTACCACGCCCCTGAACCCACCTACCACGCCCCAAAGCCCGCCTACCACAACCCCGAACCCGCCTACCACGCCCCCGAGCCCACTTACCACGCCCCCGAGCCCGCCTACCACGCCCCAGAGCCCGCCTACAACGCTCCGAAACACTATGAAAATGAGTACCCTGAC GTGCCCGCgaagtacaactacaactacggtGTCGCCGACGGTTACTCCGGCGCCAACTTCG CACAACGACACAGGGAGGGCCTACAACCACCTCAGTTTGGAGTCAAGAAAGTGAGATTGTCTGGACGGTTGACACCAAGGACATAA
- the LOC125039061 gene encoding cuticle protein 21-like has protein sequence MALKVVVLACVAVVALCDKAPVYPPPPPAYAPAPSYHTPAPYHAPEPAYHAPAPAYNAPEPAYHAPAPAYHAPEPAYHAPAHYEPEYPDVPPKYNYNYGVADGYSGANFGHTESRDGYKTEGSYTVDLPDGRKQIVNYVDNGDGLVAEVTYEGEAQYPEYTPTYKPTYKPAPPAYGPPPPTYA, from the exons ATGGCTCTCAAG GTTGTCGTCCTCGCCTGCGTGGCTGTCGTCGCTCTGTGCGACAAGGCCCCAGTCTatcccccgcctccccctgccTACGCCCCTGCACCTTCCTACCACACACCTGCACCCTACCACGCTCCCGAACCCGCCTACCACGCCCCCGCACCCGCCTACAACGCCCCTGAACCCGCCTACCACGCCCCTGCACCCGCCTACCACGCCCCCGAACCCGCCTACCACGCCCCTGCACACTACGAGCCCGAATACCCTGAT GTCCCACCCaaatacaactacaactacggcGTCGCCGACGGCTACTCCGGCGCCAACTTCGGCCACACTgagtcccgcgacggctacaagaccgagggcagctacaccgtcgacctccccgacggccgcaagcagatcgtcaactacgtggacaacggcgacggtcttgtagctgaggtcacctacgagggcgaggctcagtaccctGAGTACACCCCCACCTACAAGCCCACCTACAAACCCGCTCCCCCCGCCtacggcccccctccccccacctatgcCTAA